From Pseudomonas sp. stari2, a single genomic window includes:
- a CDS encoding Na+/H+ antiporter subunit G, whose product MNVELSLWVEIPVAILLVLSGVFALIGAAGLLRMKDYFQRMHPPALASTLGAWCVALASIICFSALKSGPVLHAWLIPILLAITVPVTTLLLARAALFRKRMAGDDVPAEVSSRRTETGS is encoded by the coding sequence ATGAACGTTGAATTGTCTCTGTGGGTGGAAATTCCGGTGGCGATCCTACTGGTACTCAGCGGCGTGTTTGCCCTGATCGGTGCAGCCGGGTTGTTGCGGATGAAGGATTACTTCCAGCGCATGCACCCCCCGGCGCTGGCCTCGACCCTGGGCGCGTGGTGCGTGGCGCTGGCGTCGATCATCTGTTTTTCCGCGCTCAAGTCCGGGCCGGTGCTGCACGCGTGGTTGATCCCGATCCTACTGGCGATCACCGTGCCGGTGACCACCCTGCTACTGGCGCGTGCGGCGCTGTTCCGCAAGCGCATGGCCGGGGATGATGTGCCGGCCGAGGTCAGCAGCCGCCGTACTGAAACCGGCAGTTAG